A single window of Drosophila suzukii chromosome 3, CBGP_Dsuzu_IsoJpt1.0, whole genome shotgun sequence DNA harbors:
- the ncd gene encoding protein claret segregational, whose amino-acid sequence MESRLPKPSSLKRPQMPVKTILPTDRIRAGGTAGLGGAAGASAFNVNQTYCGNLLPPLSRDLNNLPQMLERRAGAGVRAASPEPMKMGNRAKLRRSRSACDINEMRGNKRTAAAPSLPSIPSKVSRLGSTLTAPGQRPGRPATFATASASTAAKRPAVARPAPRAAAPTATKKPTGGGASAGGSSAAPAKRIAPYDFKARFHDLLEKHKALKTKYEKQTEDMGELESMPTQLEEAQNKLYETETSLKNTLTDNECLQRQVKQHTKNIETITSSLGRTKEELSDLQAIHKKVKTEHAALSKEVVHLRQRTEELLRSNEQQAAELETCKEQLFQSNMERKELHNTVMDLRGNIRVFCRIRPPLDSEENRMCCTWTYHDEATVELQSIDAQAKSKMGQQIFSFDQVFHPLSSQSDIFEMVSPLIQSALDGYNICIFAYGQTGSGKTYTMDGVPDSVGVIPRTVDLLFDSIRGYRNLGWEYEIKATFLEIYNEVLYDLLSNEQKDMEIRMAKNNKNDIYVSNITEETVLDPNHLRHLMHTAKMNRATASTAGNERSSRSHAVTKLELIGRHAEKQEISVGSINLVDLAGSESPKTSTRMTETKNINRSLSELTNVILALLQKQDHIPYRNSKLTHLLMPSLGGNSKTLMFINVSPFQDCFQESVKSLRFAASVNSCKMTKAKRNRYLNSSVANNSTQSNSSGSFDR is encoded by the exons ATGGAATCTCGATTGCCGAAGCCGTCGTCCCTTAAGAGACCGCAGATGCCGGTAAAAACTATACTGCCCACAGATCGAATTCGCGCAGGAGGCACTGCAGGATTGGGAGGAGCTGCTGGTGCCAGTGCCTTCAATGTCAACCAGACGTACTGCGGGAACTTGCTGCCTCCCCTGTCCAGGGACCTCAACAATCTTCCCCAGATGCTGGAGCGACGCGCAGGAGCAGGAG TTCGTGCCGCCTCGCCGGAACCCATGAAGATGGGCAATCGGGCCAAGCTAAGACGCAGTCGGAGCGCCTGCGACATTAACGAAATGCGCGGAAACAAACGCACAGCTGCTGCTCCTAGTTTGCCCAGCATTCCCAGCAAAGTCTCCCGCCTAGGCAGCACTTTGACTGCTCCCGGCCAGCGACCTGGGCGTCCGGCGACCTTCGCAACAGCCAGTGCTTCCACGGCTGCCAAGAGACCAGCAGTAGCACGTCCTGCTCCTCGAGCTGCGGCGCCAACAGCGACCAAAAAACCCACGGGAGGAGGGGCATCCGCAGGAGGCTCTTCTGCAGCCCCGGCCAAGCGTATCGCACCCTACGACTTCAAGGCCCGCTTCCATGATCTTCTAGAGAAGCACAAGGCGCTGAAAACCAAGTACGAGAAGCAAACGGAGGACATGGGAGAGCTGGAGTCCATGCCCACGCAACTGGAGGAGGCGCAGAACAAGCTCTACGAGACGGAGACCTCGCTGAAGAACACACTGACCGACAACGAGTGTCTCCAGCGGCAAGTGAAGCAGCACACGAAGAATATAGAGACTATTACTTCGTCGCTGGGCAGGACTAAAGAGGAGCTCTCCGATCTACAGGCAATACACAAG AAAGTAAAAACAGAGCATGCTGCTTTGAGCAAAGAAGTGGTGCATCTGCGCCAGCGCACCGAAGAACTGCTGCGCAGCAATGAGCAACAGGCCGCCGAGCTGGAGACTTGCAAGGAGCAGCTCTTCCAGTCGAACATGGAGCGCAAGGAGCTGCACAACACGGTGATGGATCTGCGCGGCAACATCCGGGTCTTCTGTCGAATACGACCGCCGCTGGATTCCGAGGAGAACCGCATGTGCTGCACCTGGACGTATCACGACGAGGCCACGGTTGAGCTGCAGAGTATCGATGCGCAGGCCAAGAGCAAGATGGGCCAGCAGATTTTCTCCTTCGACCAGGTCTTTCATCCGCTCTCCTCGCAGTCGGACATCTTCGAAATGGTCTCTCCGCTCATCCAATCGGCTCTAGATGGCTACAACATTTGCATCTTTGCTTACGGACAAACGGGCAGTGGCAAGACCTACACGATGGACGGAGTGCCGGATAGTGTGGGTGTTATTCCACGCACGGTTGACCTCCTCTTTGACTCCATCCGGGGCTATCGCAATCTGGGCTGGGAGTACGAGATCAAGGCCACCTTCCTGGAGATCTACAACGAGGTGCTGTACGATCTACTCAGCAACGAGCAGAAGGACATGGAGATAAGGATGGCCAAGAACAACAAGAACGATATCTACGTGTCCAACATAACAGAGGAGACTGTCCTAGATCCAAATCATCTGCGTCACCTGATGCATACGGCCAAGATGAACAGAGCCACGGCCTCAACGGCTGGCAACGAGCGCTCCTCCCGCTCCCATGCTGTTACCAAGCTGGAGCTGATAGGTCGCCATGCAGAGAAGCAGGAGATCTCGGTGGGATCTATAAATCTAGTAGATTTGGCCGGATCTGAATCCCCCAAGACGAGCACCCGCATGACCGAGACAAAGAACATCAATCGCTCGCTTTCGGAACTCACCAACGTGATCCTGGCGCTGCTGCAAAAACAGGATCACATTCCGTACCGGAACTCCAAGCTGACCCACCTCTTGATGCCCTCGCTGGGCGGTAACTCAAAGACCCTTATGTTCATCAATGTTTCGCCGTTCCAGGACTGTTTCCAAGAGTCGGTGAAATCCCTGCGCTTCGCCGCTTCCGTAAACTCATGTAAAATGACCAAGGCCAAGCGGAATCGGTACCTTAACAGTTCGGTGGCCAACAACAGCACACAGAGCAACAGCAGCGGAAGTTTcgatagataa